From a single Paraburkholderia sp. FT54 genomic region:
- a CDS encoding molybdopterin-dependent oxidoreductase — protein MEHHARTQDERLDIKTTTCYMCACRCGIRVHLREGEVRYIDGNPEHPLNQGVICAKGASGIMKQYSPARLTQPLMRKPGAERGSAQFEPVSWEHAFDVLEKRLGHIRATDPKKFALFTGRDQMQALTGLFAKQFGTPNYAAHGGFCSANMAAGMIYTIGGSFWEFGGPDLDSAKLFFMIGTAEDHHSNPLKIAISKFKRAGGRFIAINPIRTGYAAIADEWVPIKPGTDGALFMAFLHELIAADAWDHEFVRRYTNAAELVDLDEAGENFGLFVRDPERPVGNPLFPQNHLWWDAKAARAVPHHTPGVDPALDGRYTLDDGTPVTPSFALLRERVADCTPEWAANITGIAADTIRRLAGEMIQTSRAHRITLPIRWTDAWGETHETVTGNPVAFHAMRGLAAHSNGFQSIRALAVLMSLLGTIDTPGGFRHKSPFPRAVPPSAKPPNSPDAVKPNTPLATGPLGWPAAPEDLFIDDQGGPVRIDKAFSWEYPLAVHGLMHSVITNAWRGDPYPIDTLMIFMANMAWNSSMNTMKVREMLADKHANGEYKIPFLVVCDAFQSEMTAFADLILPDTTYLERHDAMSMLDRPISEFDGPVDSVRVPVVPPTGECKPFQEVLIELASRLKFPAFTTAEGARRYRDYPDFVVNFTTSPDSGVGFLIGWRGKDGDKALVGEPNPRQWEQYAENNCVFHYRLPETLQYMRNCNGPYLEWAVKYGFRKFSEPILIQLYSDVMQKFRLAAQGRTSGRQPPDHLRARVEKYFDPLPFWYAPLESAATDLDQFPLAAVTQRPMAMYHSWDSQNAWLRQIHGENYLYMNPLMAAENGIADGSWIYAESQWGRVRCMARFSETVEPGTVWTWNAIGKASGAWNLGPGANESQRGFLLNHLITDELPGRDDVARRMSNSDPVTGQAAWYDVRVRIYPAEADARHTLPQFAAMPAVPGENGVISRIVQTYFAGRGEFAARLRGATGRK, from the coding sequence ATGGAACACCACGCCCGCACGCAGGACGAACGGCTCGACATCAAGACGACCACTTGCTACATGTGCGCCTGCCGTTGCGGCATTCGTGTGCATCTGCGCGAAGGCGAGGTGCGCTACATCGACGGCAATCCGGAGCATCCGCTCAACCAGGGCGTGATCTGCGCCAAGGGCGCCTCCGGCATCATGAAGCAGTACTCGCCCGCGCGCCTCACTCAACCGTTGATGCGCAAGCCGGGCGCGGAGCGCGGCAGCGCGCAGTTCGAACCGGTGTCGTGGGAACACGCGTTCGACGTGCTCGAAAAGCGCCTCGGCCACATTCGCGCCACCGACCCGAAAAAATTCGCGCTCTTCACGGGCCGCGACCAGATGCAGGCGCTGACCGGCCTCTTCGCCAAACAGTTCGGTACGCCTAATTACGCGGCGCACGGCGGCTTCTGCTCGGCCAACATGGCGGCGGGCATGATCTATACGATCGGCGGCTCGTTCTGGGAATTCGGCGGGCCGGACCTCGACAGCGCCAAGCTCTTCTTCATGATCGGCACGGCGGAAGACCATCACTCGAATCCGCTGAAGATCGCCATTTCGAAGTTCAAGCGCGCGGGCGGCCGGTTCATCGCGATCAATCCGATCCGCACCGGCTACGCGGCGATCGCCGACGAATGGGTGCCGATCAAACCCGGCACCGACGGCGCGCTCTTCATGGCGTTCCTGCACGAACTGATTGCCGCCGACGCGTGGGATCACGAATTCGTACGCCGCTACACCAACGCGGCGGAACTCGTCGATCTCGACGAAGCCGGCGAAAACTTCGGCCTGTTCGTGCGCGACCCCGAACGCCCGGTCGGCAATCCGCTGTTTCCGCAAAATCATCTCTGGTGGGACGCAAAAGCCGCGCGCGCCGTGCCGCATCACACGCCCGGCGTCGATCCCGCGCTCGACGGCCGCTATACGCTCGACGACGGCACGCCGGTCACGCCGTCGTTCGCCTTGCTGCGCGAACGCGTGGCCGATTGCACGCCCGAGTGGGCCGCTAACATCACCGGCATTGCGGCGGACACGATTCGCCGCCTCGCCGGTGAAATGATCCAGACGAGCCGCGCTCACCGCATCACGTTGCCGATCCGCTGGACCGACGCGTGGGGCGAGACGCACGAAACGGTCACTGGCAACCCGGTCGCCTTCCACGCCATGCGCGGCCTCGCGGCGCACTCCAACGGCTTCCAGTCGATCCGCGCGCTGGCCGTGCTGATGTCGCTTCTCGGCACGATCGACACGCCCGGCGGGTTTCGTCACAAGTCGCCGTTTCCGCGCGCCGTGCCGCCGTCGGCGAAACCGCCTAACAGCCCCGACGCCGTCAAGCCGAACACGCCGCTCGCCACCGGCCCGCTCGGCTGGCCCGCCGCGCCCGAGGATCTGTTCATCGACGATCAGGGCGGCCCGGTGCGGATCGACAAGGCCTTCTCGTGGGAATATCCGCTGGCCGTGCATGGCCTGATGCACAGCGTGATTACCAACGCGTGGCGCGGCGATCCGTATCCCATCGACACGCTGATGATTTTCATGGCCAACATGGCGTGGAATTCGTCGATGAATACGATGAAAGTGCGCGAGATGCTCGCCGACAAGCACGCCAACGGCGAGTACAAGATTCCGTTCCTGGTGGTGTGCGACGCGTTCCAGTCGGAGATGACGGCGTTCGCCGATCTGATCTTGCCCGACACGACGTATCTGGAGCGGCACGACGCGATGTCGATGCTCGACCGGCCAATCTCCGAATTCGACGGCCCCGTGGATTCGGTACGCGTGCCGGTCGTGCCGCCTACCGGCGAATGCAAGCCGTTCCAGGAAGTGCTGATCGAACTCGCGTCGCGTTTGAAGTTTCCTGCGTTCACGACCGCCGAGGGCGCACGGCGTTATCGCGACTATCCCGACTTCGTCGTCAACTTCACGACCTCGCCCGATTCCGGCGTGGGCTTTCTGATCGGCTGGCGCGGCAAGGACGGCGACAAGGCGCTGGTGGGCGAGCCCAATCCGCGGCAGTGGGAGCAGTATGCGGAGAACAATTGCGTGTTTCATTACCGGCTGCCCGAGACGCTGCAGTACATGCGCAATTGCAACGGGCCGTATCTAGAGTGGGCGGTCAAGTACGGCTTCCGCAAGTTCAGCGAGCCGATTCTGATTCAGCTTTATTCCGATGTGATGCAGAAATTCAGGCTCGCCGCGCAGGGTCGCACGAGCGGCAGGCAGCCGCCGGATCACTTGCGCGCGCGCGTCGAAAAATACTTCGATCCGCTGCCGTTCTGGTATGCGCCGCTCGAAAGCGCGGCGACCGACCTCGACCAGTTTCCGCTCGCCGCGGTGACCCAGCGGCCGATGGCGATGTACCACTCGTGGGACTCGCAAAACGCGTGGCTGCGGCAGATTCATGGCGAGAACTATCTGTACATGAATCCGTTGATGGCGGCCGAAAACGGTATCGCCGACGGCAGCTGGATCTATGCCGAATCGCAATGGGGCCGCGTGCGCTGCATGGCGCGCTTCAGCGAGACCGTCGAGCCGGGCACCGTATGGACGTGGAATGCGATCGGCAAGGCGTCGGGCGCATGGAACCTCGGCCCGGGCGCGAATGAATCGCAACGCGGTTTCCTGCTCAACCACCTCATCACCGACGAGCTGCCCGGCCGCGACGACGTGGCGCGACGCATGTCGAATTCGGATCCGGTGACGGGCCAGGCCGCCTGGTACGACGTGCGCGTGCGCATCTATCCGGCGGAAGCTGACGCGCGGCACACGTTGCCGCAATTCGCAGCGATGCCCGCGGTGCCGGGCGAGAACGGCGTGATCTCGCGGATCGTGCAGACCTATTTCGCGGGACGCGGGGAGTTCGCGGCGCGGCTGCGCGGCGCGACGGGGCGCAAATAA
- a CDS encoding 4Fe-4S dicluster domain-containing protein, which translates to MTQMALVIDLNVCVGCHACVTSCKEWNTSGESGSLADLNPYDANPSGTFFNRVQSFEAGSFPNAETIHFPKSCLHCEDPPCVPVCPTGASYKRKEDGLVLVDFDRCIGCKYCAWACPYGARELDEARKEMTKCTLCVDRIHDENLSERDRQPACVLACPTSARLFGDIHDPESVVSKAIEERGGYQLMPEWNTRPANHYLPRVPTEAAGCGSGSCSCKSSGSVMEPSQSPESLDAQLERGELHLASMATRI; encoded by the coding sequence ATGACACAGATGGCATTGGTAATCGACTTGAACGTGTGCGTGGGGTGCCATGCTTGCGTGACGAGTTGCAAGGAGTGGAACACGTCGGGTGAGTCGGGCAGTCTCGCCGATCTGAATCCGTATGACGCGAATCCGTCCGGCACTTTCTTCAACCGGGTGCAGAGTTTTGAAGCCGGCAGTTTTCCCAATGCCGAGACGATCCATTTTCCGAAGTCGTGCCTGCACTGCGAGGACCCGCCGTGCGTGCCGGTCTGTCCGACCGGCGCGAGCTATAAGCGCAAGGAAGACGGGCTCGTGCTGGTCGACTTCGACCGCTGTATCGGCTGCAAGTATTGTGCGTGGGCGTGTCCCTACGGCGCGCGCGAACTCGACGAAGCGCGCAAGGAGATGACGAAGTGCACGCTGTGCGTCGATCGGATCCACGATGAAAATCTGTCCGAGCGCGATCGACAGCCGGCCTGCGTGCTCGCGTGCCCGACCTCGGCGCGGCTGTTCGGCGATATTCATGATCCGGAGTCGGTGGTGTCGAAGGCCATCGAGGAGCGCGGCGGCTATCAGTTGATGCCCGAGTGGAACACGCGGCCCGCGAATCACTATTTGCCGCGCGTGCCGACCGAGGCCGCGGGCTGTGGCAGCGGTTCGTGCTCATGCAAATCGTCCGGCTCGGTAATGGAGCCTTCGCAGTCGCCGGAATCGCTCGATGCGCAACTCGAGCGCGGTGAGCTGCATCTTGCGTCGATGGCGACGCGCATCTAA
- a CDS encoding DmsC/YnfH family molybdoenzyme membrane anchor subunit, which yields MNPAFSVVFLTTLSGAAQGLLIALVGVETAAHLGLLASPADAFYITGAGVSVVLGGLGLIASFFHLGHPERAWRAIAMWRTSWLSRECLCLPAFLACAFFYGVAHWFGSPWALAIGWLGVLASAALFVCTAMIYACLRFLQEWATPLTLVNFALLGCASGFTLATALTAWFVPELTAGLAVCACVLTLAGCVSRSASLVRNARLRPKSTVQSATGIRNPKLVQVSRGFTAGAFNLHEFFHGKSAGTLRGVKWGFLAAAFVAPIVLMALGASLHSIGVSLGLLAAACLVQYAGLVAERWFFFAEAKHPQNLYYARVG from the coding sequence ATGAATCCCGCATTCTCCGTGGTTTTTCTGACCACTTTGAGCGGCGCGGCGCAGGGCCTGCTGATCGCGCTCGTCGGCGTGGAAACCGCCGCGCATCTGGGTCTGCTCGCATCGCCCGCCGATGCGTTCTATATCACCGGCGCGGGTGTGTCGGTGGTGTTGGGCGGGCTCGGACTGATCGCGTCGTTCTTCCATCTCGGCCATCCCGAACGCGCATGGCGCGCGATCGCCATGTGGCGCACCTCCTGGTTGTCGCGCGAATGTCTGTGCCTGCCTGCGTTTCTCGCCTGCGCGTTTTTCTATGGCGTCGCGCACTGGTTCGGCTCGCCCTGGGCGCTCGCAATCGGCTGGCTCGGCGTGCTGGCGAGCGCGGCGCTGTTCGTCTGCACGGCGATGATCTACGCGTGTCTGCGCTTTCTGCAGGAGTGGGCGACGCCGCTCACGCTGGTGAACTTCGCGCTGCTCGGCTGCGCGTCGGGCTTTACCTTGGCGACAGCCTTGACCGCCTGGTTCGTGCCCGAGTTGACCGCGGGGCTGGCGGTTTGCGCATGCGTGTTGACGCTCGCGGGCTGCGTGAGCCGCTCGGCGTCGCTCGTGCGCAATGCGCGCTTGCGGCCGAAGTCGACGGTGCAGAGCGCCACCGGCATTCGCAATCCGAAGCTGGTGCAGGTGTCGCGCGGTTTTACCGCCGGTGCGTTCAATTTGCACGAGTTCTTTCACGGCAAATCGGCAGGCACGCTGCGCGGTGTCAAATGGGGCTTCCTCGCGGCAGCGTTCGTCGCGCCGATCGTGTTGATGGCGCTCGGCGCGAGCCTGCATTCGATCGGCGTTTCGCTCGGCTTGCTGGCCGCGGCGTGTCTCGTGCAATACGCTGGGCTGGTGGCGGAGCGCTGGTTTTTCTTTGCCGAAGCGAAGCATCCGCAGAATCTTTATTACGCGAGGGTTGGCTGA
- a CDS encoding adenosylcobalamin-dependent ribonucleoside-diphosphate reductase codes for MAEDTPETRAQIAPPAPPAPLVAPQQFSLDVLLEKYAKGDEQSADDVFRRVARGVAEAEPQALRESVEALFADNLRHGALGAGRIMSAAGTGIAATLINCFVQPVGDAIQGVDDQGLPGIYVALLQAAETMRRGGGVGYNFSAIRPKGARVHTTSSSASGPCSYMDVFDASCRTVESAGSRRGAQMAVLDCNHPDLLEFIEAKHSKGRWNNFNVSVGVTDEFMRAVEEDQPWQLVHRAEPSPAQRAADDVRQREDGLWVYSERPARAIWDRIMRSTYDVAEPGIVFISRMNEDNNLRAVETIRATNPCGEQPLPAYGCCNLGPLNLTRFVIDPFAQMKGRKPSFDWDGLAKRTRTQVRFLDNVLDVTLWPLPQQYDESHAKRRIGVGFTGLGDTLVMLGLRYNSQEGRDFAVRIAQLMRDEAYRASVELARERGAFPLFDAAGYLEAGTFASRLPEDIKEAIRRDGIRNSHLLSIAPTGTVSLAFADNASNGIEPAFSWTYTRMKVMADGGRESFDVEDYAYRLYRELGGDTNKLPDYFVSALEMSARDHLDMMAAVQPYVDTSISKTVNVPGDYPFEAFESLYFDAWKNGLKGLATYRPNETLGAVLSVSPPQADDTLTESDLDPLRIAIDHRPKGELPAIIEKVEYLTQAGKKSLYVAVSFIEVTGRLGGEDVTIERPIEFFIPTGQRDESQQWITATMRSLSLAARGGFVARNLQDMRKVSWDRGQVRLGEVQRLDGHRTPRWHDSEVAALAFAIQQILHRRGFLDAEGNQVPSRMLARLPRGQMRAETALPADFGIRPHPVETDADALALTQPGGTQGLHTMLGRKCGSCGANAVIRKDGCDFCTACGEVGACG; via the coding sequence ATGGCCGAAGACACGCCGGAAACCCGCGCGCAAATAGCGCCCCCCGCGCCTCCCGCTCCACTCGTCGCACCGCAACAATTCTCCCTCGACGTCCTGCTCGAGAAATACGCGAAAGGCGATGAACAATCGGCCGACGACGTCTTCAGGCGCGTCGCGCGCGGCGTCGCCGAGGCCGAACCGCAAGCGCTGCGCGAATCGGTCGAGGCGCTCTTCGCGGACAATCTGCGGCACGGCGCGCTCGGCGCCGGCCGCATCATGAGCGCGGCGGGCACCGGCATTGCGGCCACACTGATCAATTGCTTCGTGCAGCCCGTGGGCGACGCGATTCAGGGCGTCGACGATCAAGGCCTGCCCGGCATTTACGTCGCCTTGCTGCAGGCGGCCGAAACCATGCGCCGCGGCGGCGGTGTCGGCTACAACTTCTCGGCGATCCGTCCCAAGGGCGCGCGCGTTCACACCACCAGTTCGTCCGCCTCCGGTCCGTGCAGCTATATGGATGTGTTCGACGCGTCGTGCCGCACGGTCGAGAGCGCCGGTTCGCGGCGCGGCGCGCAGATGGCCGTGCTCGACTGCAATCACCCCGACCTGCTCGAGTTCATCGAGGCCAAGCATTCGAAAGGCCGCTGGAACAACTTCAACGTCTCGGTCGGCGTGACCGATGAATTCATGCGCGCCGTCGAAGAAGATCAGCCCTGGCAACTCGTGCATCGCGCCGAGCCTTCACCGGCCCAGCGCGCGGCCGACGACGTGCGGCAACGCGAAGACGGTCTGTGGGTCTACAGCGAACGCCCAGCGCGCGCGATCTGGGATCGCATCATGCGCTCCACTTACGACGTCGCGGAACCCGGCATTGTGTTCATCTCGCGCATGAACGAGGACAACAATCTGCGCGCCGTCGAAACCATCCGCGCCACCAATCCGTGCGGCGAACAACCGCTGCCGGCCTATGGCTGCTGCAACCTCGGGCCATTGAATCTCACGCGTTTCGTGATCGACCCGTTCGCGCAGATGAAAGGCCGCAAGCCTTCGTTCGACTGGGACGGCCTCGCCAAACGCACGCGCACGCAGGTGCGCTTTCTCGACAACGTGCTCGATGTCACGCTGTGGCCGTTGCCGCAACAATACGACGAGTCGCACGCCAAACGGCGCATCGGCGTGGGCTTCACCGGCCTCGGCGACACGCTCGTCATGCTCGGCCTGCGCTACAACTCGCAGGAAGGCCGCGACTTCGCTGTACGCATCGCGCAACTGATGCGCGACGAAGCGTATCGCGCGTCCGTGGAACTGGCGCGCGAGCGCGGCGCGTTCCCGCTCTTCGACGCCGCGGGTTATCTGGAAGCCGGCACGTTCGCCTCGCGCCTGCCCGAAGACATCAAAGAGGCGATCCGCCGCGATGGCATTCGCAACAGCCATCTTCTCTCCATCGCACCGACCGGGACGGTGAGCCTCGCCTTCGCGGACAATGCGTCGAACGGCATCGAGCCGGCCTTCTCGTGGACCTACACGCGCATGAAGGTCATGGCAGACGGCGGCCGCGAATCCTTCGACGTCGAAGACTACGCGTACAGGCTTTATCGCGAGTTGGGTGGCGACACGAACAAACTGCCGGACTATTTCGTCAGCGCGCTGGAGATGTCGGCGCGCGACCATCTCGACATGATGGCGGCCGTGCAGCCGTATGTGGACACATCGATCTCGAAGACGGTGAACGTGCCTGGCGACTACCCGTTCGAAGCGTTCGAAAGCCTCTACTTCGACGCGTGGAAAAACGGCCTCAAGGGTCTCGCTACCTACAGGCCCAACGAAACGCTCGGCGCGGTGCTTAGCGTGAGCCCGCCGCAAGCCGACGACACGCTGACCGAGAGCGATCTCGATCCGCTGCGTATCGCGATCGATCATCGGCCCAAAGGCGAGCTGCCCGCGATCATCGAGAAGGTCGAATATCTGACGCAGGCGGGCAAGAAGTCGCTTTATGTGGCGGTATCGTTCATCGAGGTCACAGGACGGCTGGGCGGTGAAGACGTCACCATCGAGCGGCCTATCGAGTTCTTCATTCCGACCGGTCAGCGCGACGAATCGCAGCAATGGATCACGGCGACGATGCGTTCGCTGTCGTTGGCGGCGCGCGGCGGTTTCGTCGCGCGTAACCTGCAGGACATGCGCAAGGTCTCGTGGGATCGCGGCCAGGTCCGGCTCGGCGAGGTCCAGCGTCTCGATGGGCACCGCACGCCGCGCTGGCACGATTCGGAGGTGGCCGCCCTCGCCTTCGCGATCCAGCAGATTCTGCATAGGCGTGGTTTTCTCGATGCCGAAGGAAACCAGGTGCCCTCGCGCATGCTGGCGCGTTTGCCGCGCGGACAGATGCGGGCCGAGACGGCGTTGCCGGCGGACTTCGGCATTCGTCCGCATCCGGTCGAAACTGATGCCGATGCGCTCGCATTGACCCAGCCCGGCGGAACGCAAGGGCTGCATACGATGCTCGGGCGCAAGTGCGGGTCATGCGGGGCGAATGCGGTGATTCGCAAAGATGGGTGCGACTTCTGCACCGCGTGCGGTGAGGTGGGTGCGTGCGGGTAG
- a CDS encoding DUF3331 domain-containing protein, with amino-acid sequence MTLESIPLDGANGVRIEILERSDTTLVIRWVEPGKCHYGEQRWRRRSAHTSGTCAVSRRKIRRGDAVFKPAERPAPLNASAMICAELLECVEA; translated from the coding sequence ATGACCCTGGAGTCCATCCCCCTTGACGGTGCCAATGGCGTACGCATTGAGATTCTCGAGCGCTCGGACACGACGCTGGTGATTCGCTGGGTCGAACCGGGAAAATGTCATTACGGCGAGCAGCGGTGGCGGCGCAGGTCGGCACATACGTCCGGAACATGCGCGGTGTCGCGCCGCAAGATTCGCCGCGGCGACGCGGTGTTCAAACCCGCCGAGCGGCCGGCGCCTTTGAATGCTTCCGCGATGATTTGCGCTGAATTGCTGGAGTGCGTCGAGGCCTGA
- a CDS encoding 2-hydroxyacid dehydrogenase, which produces MKPSLLVLIHLNDTSRARIEAAFDVVYAPDAINQAAAIDTHGKTIRAVLTNGTTGLSAADIDRMPQLELLSALGAGYENLAVDHARSRGIVLINGAGTNDHCVADHAFALLLAVVRDVPQLDQATREGVWRDTLPMRPNVSGKRLGIVGLGNIGEKVARRGAGFEMQIGYHNRKPREGSPHQYFGSVEGLARWSDFLIVATPGGAGTRHLIGAAVFEALGPQGFVVNVSRGSVLDTAALAQALTTGTIAGAALDVYEGEPNPPEALLRLRNVVLTPHVGGRSPEAITASVDNFLSNARRHFAGEPVLTPI; this is translated from the coding sequence ATGAAGCCATCCCTGCTGGTTCTGATCCACCTCAACGACACAAGCCGCGCCCGTATCGAGGCCGCGTTCGATGTCGTCTACGCACCCGACGCCATCAACCAAGCCGCCGCGATCGACACACACGGCAAGACGATTCGCGCGGTGCTGACCAACGGCACGACCGGTTTGAGCGCCGCGGACATCGACCGGATGCCGCAACTCGAACTGCTCAGCGCGCTGGGTGCCGGCTATGAGAATCTCGCCGTCGACCATGCCCGCTCGCGCGGTATCGTGCTCATCAACGGCGCGGGCACCAACGATCATTGCGTGGCCGATCACGCGTTCGCCTTGCTGCTCGCGGTGGTGCGCGACGTGCCGCAGCTCGATCAGGCCACACGCGAAGGCGTCTGGCGCGACACGCTGCCGATGCGCCCGAACGTCTCCGGCAAGCGCCTCGGCATTGTCGGGCTCGGCAACATCGGCGAGAAGGTCGCGCGCCGCGGCGCGGGCTTCGAGATGCAGATCGGCTATCACAACCGCAAACCGCGTGAAGGCTCGCCACATCAGTACTTCGGGAGTGTGGAAGGGCTCGCGCGCTGGAGCGACTTTTTGATCGTCGCGACGCCGGGTGGTGCGGGTACGCGTCATCTGATCGGCGCGGCGGTGTTCGAGGCGCTCGGTCCGCAAGGCTTCGTGGTCAACGTTTCGCGCGGCAGCGTGCTCGATACCGCGGCGCTAGCCCAGGCGCTCACAACCGGGACGATTGCGGGCGCCGCGCTCGACGTCTACGAGGGCGAGCCGAATCCGCCCGAGGCCTTACTGAGGTTGCGCAACGTAGTGCTGACGCCGCACGTGGGCGGCCGCTCGCCGGAAGCGATCACGGCCTCGGTCGACAACTTTTTGAGCAACGCCAGGCGGCATTTTGCGGGCGAGCCGGTGTTGACGCCGATCTGA
- a CDS encoding IS5 family transposase: MKKRRPYPTDVSDEEWYFAAAYLTLMNKDAPQRRYELREMFNALRWIVRAGAPWRLLPNDFPPWELVYQQTQRWIQAGCFEAMVNDLRSIIRVAQGRQGQPSAVILDGRTLQSTCESGPRAGYDGYKRKRGSKVHMAVDTLGQLLAVHVTPANEQERAQVGELARQVQQATGQTVKVAFADQGYTGEEPAQAALDEGIELQVIKLSEAKKGFVLLPRRWVVERSFGWLNRFRRLARDYERLPETLAGLHFVVFSVLMLVHFATLNKSA, from the coding sequence ATGAAAAAACGCAGGCCCTACCCAACGGATGTGTCGGACGAAGAGTGGTACTTCGCCGCTGCGTACCTGACTTTGATGAACAAGGACGCACCGCAACGCCGTTACGAACTGCGCGAGATGTTCAACGCGCTGCGGTGGATCGTACGCGCAGGTGCGCCGTGGCGTTTGTTGCCCAATGACTTTCCACCGTGGGAACTGGTCTACCAGCAGACGCAGCGCTGGATTCAGGCAGGCTGCTTCGAGGCCATGGTGAATGACCTGCGTTCGATCATCCGGGTTGCGCAGGGCCGTCAGGGCCAGCCCAGCGCGGTCATTCTCGACGGGCGCACGCTGCAGTCGACCTGCGAGAGTGGACCTCGGGCTGGTTACGACGGCTACAAACGCAAACGCGGCAGCAAAGTCCACATGGCGGTTGATACCTTGGGGCAATTGCTTGCTGTGCATGTTACGCCGGCCAACGAACAGGAACGCGCGCAGGTCGGAGAACTGGCGCGTCAGGTTCAACAGGCCACGGGCCAGACGGTCAAGGTGGCGTTCGCCGACCAGGGATACACCGGCGAAGAGCCTGCGCAGGCAGCACTCGATGAAGGAATCGAGCTTCAGGTAATCAAGCTGTCGGAGGCGAAAAAGGGCTTCGTGCTGTTGCCGCGCCGCTGGGTGGTCGAGCGCAGCTTCGGCTGGCTCAACCGCTTCCGACGATTGGCCAGAGACTATGAGCGATTGCCCGAAACCCTGGCCGGTTTGCACTTCGTCGTATTCTCCGTGCTTATGCTTGTTCACTTTGCAACCCTTAACAAAAGTGCCTAA
- a CDS encoding IS110 family transposase: MDTPDTALRGQNTTAGGRLYMAFELGEKNWKLSLGDGQRAPSRCTVAAGDTAAVLTAIANARARCHLGADAPVYSCYEAGRDGFWLHRWLAEQGIVNLVVDSASIEVNRRARRAKTDRLDSDKLLSMLMRYYAGERRVWAVARIPTPEQEDDRRLHRELERLRKEQTAHTNRIRSLLVLHNLRVRSVGGRIWTHWWTRQRELLAPGLRAEIDRECERLVLVHKQIRLLEVQQERQVRSGAHPGMALLAQLAGIGAGSAWTLVRELFGWRQFRNRREVAGCLGLTPTPYASGTSEVELGISKAGNRRCRWLMVELAWSWLRLQPGSQLSHWFNERFAGTGKRMRRIGIVALARRLAIALWRYLEHGEIPAGALLKPRDVNTVRA; the protein is encoded by the coding sequence ATGGATACGCCTGACACAGCCCTCCGTGGGCAGAATACGACGGCAGGTGGCCGCCTGTACATGGCTTTTGAACTGGGCGAGAAGAACTGGAAGCTCTCACTCGGTGATGGCCAGCGCGCGCCCAGCCGCTGTACGGTCGCCGCCGGCGATACCGCCGCGGTTCTCACCGCCATCGCCAACGCCAGGGCGCGTTGCCATCTCGGCGCCGACGCACCCGTCTACAGCTGTTATGAAGCAGGCCGCGACGGTTTCTGGCTGCACCGCTGGCTGGCTGAACAGGGCATCGTCAATCTCGTGGTGGATTCGGCCAGCATCGAGGTGAACCGCCGTGCGCGTCGCGCCAAGACAGACCGGCTTGACAGCGACAAGCTGCTGTCGATGCTCATGCGCTATTACGCGGGCGAGCGGCGCGTGTGGGCGGTGGCACGCATTCCCACGCCCGAGCAGGAGGACGACCGGCGCCTGCACCGCGAGCTCGAACGCCTGCGCAAAGAGCAGACCGCACACACCAACCGGATCCGCTCCCTGCTGGTACTGCACAACCTTCGGGTCCGGTCTGTCGGCGGCCGCATCTGGACGCACTGGTGGACCCGTCAGCGCGAGTTGCTGGCGCCCGGTCTGCGCGCCGAGATTGACCGCGAATGTGAGCGGCTCGTGCTGGTGCACAAGCAGATCCGTCTGCTCGAAGTGCAGCAGGAGCGGCAGGTGCGCAGCGGCGCACATCCCGGCATGGCGCTGCTCGCACAGCTTGCCGGCATCGGTGCCGGCAGCGCGTGGACGCTCGTCAGGGAACTGTTCGGCTGGCGGCAGTTTCGCAACCGCCGCGAAGTGGCCGGCTGTCTGGGCCTGACGCCCACGCCGTACGCCAGCGGCACCAGCGAGGTTGAACTCGGTATCAGCAAGGCGGGCAACCGGCGATGTCGCTGGCTGATGGTCGAGCTCGCCTGGAGCTGGCTGCGCCTGCAGCCCGGCAGCCAGCTCAGCCACTGGTTCAACGAGCGCTTTGCCGGTACCGGCAAGCGGATGCGGCGCATCGGTATCGTCGCGCTCGCACGCCGTCTGGCGATCGCCCTGTGGCGTTATCTCGAGCACGGCGAGATCCCCGCCGGTGCGCTACTCAAACCGCGCGACGTCAACACCGTGAGGGCCTGA